From a region of the Tachypleus tridentatus isolate NWPU-2018 chromosome 1, ASM421037v1, whole genome shotgun sequence genome:
- the LOC143229208 gene encoding uncharacterized protein LOC143229208 isoform X1: protein MGCGSSKAEASEPSNITTPPPEQPKEPVPPPVAFEVILEEESIVKKHPPKRIQRLEEKQQKVFTVEEIEEKQKKALERREEVLQDRIYSSRKMQGLIKKSGTTLEEDIEKVKVSIGERNTKLFID from the exons ATGGGTTGTGGATCGTCCAAGGCAGAAGCATCAGAACCATCGAATATCACTACACCGCCCCCTGAGCAACCGAAAGAACCAG TTCCTCCACCAGTAGCATTTGAAGTTATTTTAGAAGAGGAAAGTATTGTCAAGAAACATCCGCCTAAGAGGATTCAG CGTCTAGAAGAAAAACAGCAGAAGGTTTTTACCGTTGAAGAGATAGAAGAAAAACAGAAGAAAGCTTTAGAAAGAAGAGAAGAG GTATTACAAGATCGGATTTATAGTTCTAGAAAGATGCAAGGATTGATTAAGAAATCTGGAACCACTTTAGAAGAAGACATCGAAAAGGTAAAAGTTTCCATTGGTGAAAGAAATACGAAACTATTCATAGATTAA
- the LOC143229208 gene encoding uncharacterized protein LOC143229208 isoform X2 — MGCGSSKAEASEPSNITTPPPEQPKEPVPPPVAFEVILEEESIVKKHPPKRIQRLEEKQQKVFTVEEIEEKQKKALERREEVLQDRIYSSRKMQGLIKKSGTTLEEDIEKIEEITCEE, encoded by the exons ATGGGTTGTGGATCGTCCAAGGCAGAAGCATCAGAACCATCGAATATCACTACACCGCCCCCTGAGCAACCGAAAGAACCAG TTCCTCCACCAGTAGCATTTGAAGTTATTTTAGAAGAGGAAAGTATTGTCAAGAAACATCCGCCTAAGAGGATTCAG CGTCTAGAAGAAAAACAGCAGAAGGTTTTTACCGTTGAAGAGATAGAAGAAAAACAGAAGAAAGCTTTAGAAAGAAGAGAAGAG GTATTACAAGATCGGATTTATAGTTCTAGAAAGATGCAAGGATTGATTAAGAAATCTGGAACCACTTTAGAAGAAGACATCGAAAAG